Proteins co-encoded in one Natronorubrum daqingense genomic window:
- a CDS encoding 30S ribosomal protein S8: MTGNDPLSNALSGLDNAESVGHLSHEVTPASNEIGSVLEVFYDRGYIDGFEYVDDGKAGQFEVELKGAINDCGPVKPRYSASAEDFEKWEKRYLPARDFGALVVTTSSGIMSHYEAREQGIGGQVIAYVY; this comes from the coding sequence ATGACTGGAAACGACCCACTCAGCAACGCGCTCTCGGGACTCGACAACGCCGAAAGCGTGGGGCATCTCAGCCACGAGGTAACACCCGCCTCCAACGAGATCGGCAGCGTACTCGAGGTCTTCTACGACCGCGGGTACATCGACGGCTTCGAGTACGTCGACGACGGTAAAGCCGGTCAGTTCGAGGTCGAATTGAAAGGAGCGATCAACGACTGTGGCCCAGTCAAACCCCGCTACAGTGCCAGCGCAGAAGACTTCGAGAAGTGGGAGAAACGGTATCTCCCCGCTCGAGACTTCGGTGCACTCGTCGTTACGACGAGCAGTGGCATCATGAGCCACTACGAGGCTCGTGAGCAGGGTATTGGGGGCCAGGTGATCGCATACGTCTACTAA
- a CDS encoding 50S ribosomal protein L6 — protein MRVELEIPDNVTVEIDHLDVTVDGPEGSVTRRLWYPDVTVELEDETVVVESDNEDAKTNATVGTFESHIKNAFHGVAEGWEYKMEVFYSHFPMQVRAEGDEVVIENFLGEKAARRTTIHGETDVSVDDEKLVLSGPNKEDVGQTAADIEQLTRVSGKDTRVFQDGVYITEKPAKGGA, from the coding sequence ATGCGAGTCGAACTGGAAATCCCTGACAACGTAACCGTCGAGATCGACCACCTCGACGTGACCGTCGACGGCCCAGAAGGCAGCGTTACCCGCCGCCTCTGGTACCCCGACGTGACCGTCGAACTCGAAGACGAGACTGTGGTAGTCGAAAGTGACAACGAGGACGCGAAGACGAACGCGACCGTTGGCACGTTCGAGAGCCACATCAAAAACGCATTCCACGGCGTGGCCGAGGGCTGGGAGTACAAGATGGAAGTCTTCTACTCTCACTTCCCGATGCAGGTCCGCGCGGAAGGCGACGAAGTCGTCATCGAGAACTTCCTCGGCGAAAAGGCAGCGCGACGTACGACTATTCACGGTGAAACCGACGTGTCCGTCGACGACGAGAAACTCGTCCTCTCTGGACCCAACAAGGAAGACGTCGGCCAAACGGCGGCCGACATCGAGCAACTGACACGCGTCAGTGGCAAGGACACCCGAGTCTTCCAAGACGGCGTCTACATCACCGAGAAACCCGCTAAAGGAGGTGCCTGA